In Flavobacterium sp. WV_118_3, one DNA window encodes the following:
- a CDS encoding methylated-DNA--[protein]-cysteine S-methyltransferase — protein MDTIFIKTPLGIAKIEGDANGISVISVHQDGLVSESIPEHFQEAVSQLNEYFDGQRKTFTFTLNPKGTDFQQKVWQALLEIPYGKTMSYLELSKKLGDVKAIRAVAAANGKNPIWIVVPCHRVIGSDGSLTGYAGGLWRKQWLLEHENPVKQESLF, from the coding sequence ATGGACACTATTTTTATAAAAACACCCCTTGGAATCGCAAAAATAGAAGGCGATGCAAACGGTATTTCCGTTATATCGGTGCATCAGGACGGATTGGTTTCCGAAAGTATTCCGGAGCATTTTCAGGAAGCTGTTTCCCAGCTAAACGAATATTTCGACGGACAACGAAAAACGTTCACCTTTACACTCAATCCTAAGGGAACCGATTTCCAGCAAAAAGTATGGCAGGCACTTTTGGAAATACCCTACGGAAAAACCATGTCCTATCTCGAATTATCTAAAAAACTGGGCGATGTAAAAGCCATTCGCGCCGTGGCTGCTGCCAATGGTAAAAATCCGATTTGGATTGTCGTTCCCTGCCACAGAGTAATTGGTTCCGATGGTTCGCTAACTGGTTATGCCGGCGGATTATGGCGGAAACAATGGCTGTTGGAACACGAAAATCCGGTAAAACAGGAAAGCCTTTTTTAA
- a CDS encoding CoA transferase subunit A, with protein sequence MINKKVSSVQEALHDIKDGQTIMLGGFGLCGIPENSIAELVKMDVKDLTCISNNAGVDDFGLGLLLQKRQIKKMISSYVGENAEFERQMLSGELEVELTPQGTLAEKCRAAQAGIPAFFTPAGYGTEVAEGKEVREFNGKMHVMEEAYKADFAIVKAWKGDEAGNLIFKGTARNFNSCMAGAAKITIAEVEELVPAGTLDPNQIHIPGIFVKRIFQGEKYEKRIEQRTVRQRQ encoded by the coding sequence ATGATTAATAAAAAAGTAAGTAGTGTGCAGGAAGCGCTACACGATATAAAAGACGGACAGACCATTATGTTGGGCGGTTTCGGACTTTGCGGAATCCCGGAAAACAGTATCGCCGAACTGGTAAAAATGGATGTGAAAGACCTAACCTGTATTTCAAATAATGCCGGAGTAGACGATTTCGGATTGGGATTATTATTGCAAAAACGTCAGATTAAAAAAATGATCTCTTCGTATGTAGGTGAAAATGCCGAATTCGAACGTCAGATGTTGAGTGGTGAACTGGAAGTGGAATTAACACCGCAGGGAACCTTAGCTGAAAAATGTCGTGCGGCACAAGCGGGAATTCCGGCCTTTTTTACACCGGCAGGTTACGGAACCGAAGTAGCCGAAGGAAAAGAAGTACGCGAATTCAACGGAAAAATGCACGTGATGGAAGAAGCTTATAAAGCCGATTTCGCCATCGTTAAAGCCTGGAAAGGAGACGAAGCCGGAAACCTGATTTTTAAAGGAACGGCACGAAACTTTAATTCCTGTATGGCGGGTGCTGCAAAAATCACAATTGCTGAGGTTGAAGAATTGGTACCGGCCGGGACATTGGATCCGAACCAGATTCATATTCCGGGGATCTTCGTAAAACGAATTTTCCAGGGAGAAAAATATGAAAAGAGAATCGAACAACGCACAGTAAGACAAAGACAGTAA
- a CDS encoding 3'-5' exonuclease: MLEKIRLENILFLDIETVPEEENFNDLDETKQELYSLKTQYQRKDDFTPEEFYERAGIWAEFGKIICISVGYFTIRGDIRHFRVTSFFGDEIKILKDFSNLLANHFNQPQHILCGHNAKEFDFPFIARRMIINGISIPPKLNLFGKKPWEVPHLDTMELWKFGDFKHFTSLKLLTNILGIPSPKDDIDGSQVGHVYHIEKDIDRIIRYCEKDVIAVAQILLRFRREDLLVEDEIVFV, encoded by the coding sequence ATGTTAGAAAAAATAAGATTGGAAAACATTCTTTTTCTGGATATTGAAACCGTTCCCGAAGAAGAAAATTTTAACGACTTAGACGAAACCAAACAGGAACTGTACAGCCTGAAAACACAATACCAGCGTAAAGACGATTTTACCCCGGAGGAATTTTATGAACGCGCCGGAATCTGGGCCGAGTTTGGAAAAATCATCTGTATATCAGTGGGGTATTTTACCATTCGCGGCGACATCCGCCATTTTAGAGTAACATCTTTTTTTGGGGATGAAATCAAAATATTAAAAGATTTCAGCAATTTGCTGGCGAATCATTTTAACCAGCCGCAACATATACTCTGCGGTCACAATGCCAAGGAATTCGATTTTCCGTTTATCGCCCGCCGAATGATTATCAACGGGATATCGATTCCTCCCAAACTGAATCTTTTCGGAAAAAAACCGTGGGAAGTGCCACACCTGGATACGATGGAATTGTGGAAATTTGGCGATTTTAAACATTTTACGTCTTTAAAACTACTCACAAACATTCTGGGTATTCCGTCACCAAAAGACGACATCGATGGTAGTCAGGTAGGTCATGTATATCATATCGAAAAAGATATCGACCGGATTATTCGCTATTGCGAAAAAGACGTCATTGCCGTAGCGCAGATCCTGTTGCGTTTTCGCCGGGAAGATTTATTGGTGGAAGACGAAATCGTCTTTGTTTAA
- a CDS encoding serine hydrolase, with protein MKFLKKFLLWFLIILTGIIILMYIFDVDYLLRAVRTIYFKGYTTAFLDDYKEFPNREIKKGTAQPWAIAKDYNSVPATEILNKNHKELQTVAYLIIKNDSIWHESYFDGYGKDSKSNSFSMAKSIVSACLGKAIMDGKIKSLDQKVSDFFPELKGKYAKEVTVGDLSSMSSGLSWDEHYYSPFSIVTRAYFDNDLKKVILGLEVNEAPGKSFKYLSGATELLAMVIEKATGEYLSDYMSKNFWQPMGAENEALWQLDHAPDGIEKAYCCIASNARDFARFGKLYLQNGKWNEKQLLDSTFVAKSITPRFPESPEYGYGWWLHNYLGKKMYYMRGHLGQFVIVVPEDNVIIVRLGHLKGLQTETDPHSNDFYVYVGEAYKMLEKRK; from the coding sequence ATGAAGTTTCTGAAAAAATTCCTGCTGTGGTTTTTAATCATCCTTACCGGTATCATTATCCTGATGTATATTTTCGATGTCGATTATTTGCTTCGCGCGGTCAGGACTATTTATTTCAAAGGGTATACCACTGCTTTTCTGGACGATTATAAGGAATTTCCAAACCGCGAAATCAAAAAAGGAACCGCGCAACCGTGGGCAATCGCCAAAGATTATAACAGCGTTCCCGCTACGGAAATACTCAACAAAAATCATAAGGAACTTCAAACCGTTGCCTATCTGATCATCAAAAATGACAGTATCTGGCACGAAAGTTATTTCGACGGTTACGGAAAAGATTCCAAATCCAATTCCTTTTCGATGGCCAAGAGTATTGTTTCGGCTTGTCTGGGGAAAGCAATCATGGATGGAAAAATTAAAAGTCTCGATCAGAAAGTATCCGATTTCTTCCCGGAATTAAAAGGGAAATATGCCAAAGAGGTAACGGTAGGCGATTTGTCATCCATGTCATCCGGCTTAAGCTGGGATGAACATTATTATAGCCCGTTTTCCATTGTAACCCGCGCTTATTTTGACAACGATCTCAAAAAGGTCATCTTAGGACTGGAAGTAAACGAAGCGCCCGGAAAAAGCTTTAAATACCTGAGTGGCGCAACCGAATTACTCGCAATGGTTATCGAAAAAGCCACTGGTGAATACCTGTCGGATTATATGTCAAAAAATTTCTGGCAACCCATGGGTGCCGAAAACGAAGCCTTATGGCAATTGGATCATGCACCCGACGGAATTGAAAAAGCCTATTGTTGTATTGCCAGTAATGCCCGCGATTTTGCCCGTTTCGGAAAATTATACCTGCAAAACGGAAAATGGAATGAAAAACAATTGTTGGACAGTACTTTTGTCGCAAAATCGATTACACCACGTTTTCCGGAATCGCCCGAATATGGCTATGGCTGGTGGTTGCATAATTACCTTGGAAAGAAAATGTACTATATGAGAGGTCATTTGGGACAATTCGTTATCGTGGTTCCGGAAGACAATGTTATTATTGTCCGCCTGGGGCATCTAAAAGGCCTTCAAACCGAAACCGATCCGCATAGTAACGATTTTTATGTGTATGTGGGTGAAGCCTATAAAATGCTTGAAAAAAGAAAATAA
- a CDS encoding PBP1A family penicillin-binding protein, translating into MAQNNKNQKEDFSPYVKKFWKFFLYTFGGIILFFLFASWGLFGAMPSFDELENPNSNVATEIISSDGETIGKFYLENRTPIKYADLPDHLVKALIATEDERFYEHSGIDSRGTLRAVLSLGGSGGASTLTQQLAKLLFHGEGSKFLPFRIVQKAKEWIIATKLERQYTKQEIIAMYLNKADFVNTAVGIRSAAKVYFGKEPKDLTVDEAAMFVGMLKNPSLFNPIRRLEKVRERRNVVLRQMEKNDFLTKEKKEYYQSQPIVLKFTPESHIEGKATYFREYLREFMKKWVKENPKKDGGGEYDIYRDGLKIYTTIDSRMQEYAEEAVDEHLANLQEEFFIQQKKNENAPFINITSDETRKIIERSMKNSERWRIMSEKGISEEQIKKSFDVKTKMSVFTWKGEKDTIMTPKDSIIYYKHFLQTGVMAMEPQTGYVKVWVGGINYKHFQYDHVGQGARQVGSTFKPFVYATAIEQLKMSPCDSIYDSPFTMPKGRYGIDADWTPKNSSGNYRGLVTLKSALANSINTVSAKLMDKVGPHAVVDLTKKLGVSSNIPERPAIALGAVEITVSDMVAAYSTFANQGVYMKPQVITKIEDKNGVVLYESIPESKDVLSKDVSYAIIKLLEGVTESGSGARLRYGSGGPTYKRVTGLPYAFLNPIAGKTGTSQNNSDGWFIGMVPNLAMGVWVGNEDRSAHFKSTQMGQGATMALPIWGLFMKKCYADDKLNVSQKPFERPANLSIKVDCWAPKKVADSTAVEEPTTEEFDF; encoded by the coding sequence ATGGCACAAAACAATAAAAATCAGAAAGAAGATTTTTCACCTTACGTAAAGAAATTCTGGAAATTTTTTCTTTACACATTTGGAGGAATCATATTATTCTTCCTTTTTGCTTCATGGGGATTATTCGGAGCGATGCCGTCGTTCGACGAGCTGGAAAATCCGAATTCCAATGTGGCTACCGAAATCATTTCATCAGACGGCGAAACGATTGGTAAATTTTATCTGGAAAACAGAACCCCTATTAAATATGCCGATTTACCGGATCATCTGGTAAAAGCATTGATTGCTACCGAAGATGAACGTTTTTACGAACATTCCGGTATCGATTCCAGAGGAACACTTCGTGCTGTTTTGAGTCTTGGAGGAAGTGGTGGAGCAAGTACGCTTACGCAACAGCTGGCCAAATTGTTATTTCACGGAGAAGGATCTAAATTTTTACCATTCCGTATTGTTCAGAAAGCAAAAGAATGGATCATTGCGACCAAACTGGAGCGACAGTATACCAAACAGGAAATTATCGCAATGTACCTGAACAAAGCCGATTTCGTGAATACTGCGGTAGGAATCCGTTCAGCAGCCAAAGTATATTTTGGAAAAGAACCGAAAGACCTAACGGTAGACGAAGCTGCTATGTTTGTGGGAATGCTAAAAAATCCATCGCTATTTAATCCGATCCGCCGATTGGAAAAAGTAAGAGAACGTCGTAATGTAGTATTGCGTCAGATGGAGAAAAACGACTTCCTGACCAAAGAGAAAAAAGAATATTATCAGAGCCAGCCCATCGTATTAAAATTCACACCGGAAAGTCATATCGAAGGAAAAGCAACGTATTTCAGAGAATACCTGCGTGAATTTATGAAGAAATGGGTAAAAGAAAACCCTAAGAAAGACGGTGGCGGCGAATACGATATCTATCGCGACGGATTAAAAATTTATACCACGATCGATTCCCGTATGCAGGAATATGCCGAAGAAGCGGTAGACGAGCATTTGGCGAATCTTCAGGAAGAATTTTTTATTCAGCAAAAGAAAAACGAAAACGCACCGTTTATCAATATTACTTCGGATGAAACGAGGAAAATTATTGAGCGTTCGATGAAAAATTCCGAGCGTTGGCGTATTATGTCTGAAAAAGGAATTTCAGAAGAGCAGATCAAAAAATCATTCGATGTCAAAACAAAAATGTCGGTATTTACCTGGAAAGGCGAAAAAGACACGATCATGACGCCGAAAGATTCCATTATCTACTACAAACACTTTTTACAAACCGGAGTAATGGCCATGGAGCCACAAACCGGATATGTAAAAGTTTGGGTTGGAGGAATCAACTACAAACACTTCCAGTACGACCACGTAGGACAGGGAGCGCGTCAGGTGGGATCGACATTCAAACCGTTTGTATATGCTACCGCTATCGAGCAATTAAAAATGTCGCCATGTGACTCCATTTACGATTCACCATTCACCATGCCAAAAGGGCGTTATGGAATTGATGCCGACTGGACGCCTAAAAACTCCAGTGGAAACTATAGGGGACTGGTAACCTTAAAATCGGCATTGGCCAACTCCATCAATACCGTTTCGGCAAAATTGATGGACAAAGTAGGACCACATGCAGTAGTTGATTTAACGAAAAAATTGGGAGTAAGCTCCAATATTCCGGAACGACCTGCAATTGCATTAGGAGCTGTTGAAATTACCGTAAGCGACATGGTAGCGGCCTATAGTACGTTTGCCAACCAAGGGGTTTATATGAAACCGCAGGTAATTACCAAAATTGAAGATAAAAACGGAGTGGTGTTATACGAATCGATTCCGGAGTCAAAAGACGTGTTGAGTAAAGACGTTTCCTATGCCATTATCAAATTACTGGAAGGGGTAACCGAATCCGGTTCCGGAGCGCGTTTGCGTTATGGATCGGGCGGACCAACCTATAAAAGGGTAACCGGATTACCGTATGCGTTCTTAAACCCGATTGCCGGGAAAACGGGGACCAGTCAGAACAACAGTGACGGATGGTTTATCGGAATGGTACCGAACCTCGCCATGGGTGTCTGGGTTGGAAACGAAGACCGTTCGGCGCACTTCAAAAGTACGCAAATGGGACAAGGAGCTACGATGGCACTTCCAATCTGGGGATTATTCATGAAAAAATGTTATGCCGACGATAAGCTGAATGTTTCGCAAAAACCATTCGAACGACCGGCGAATCTTTCGATAAAAGTAGATTGCTGGGCACCGAAAAAAGTGGCCGACAGTACGGCAGTCGAAGAGCCAACAACAGAAGAATTTGATTTCTAA
- a CDS encoding ABC transporter ATP-binding protein: MKAPLLQLQNVTVSFRKEGNWTPIVKNSRFDLYENEILGIVGESGSGKSVTSLAIMGLLPKAIAKVSEGEIILDGKNIAALSEKEWQKLKGNDIAMIFQEPMSSLNPSLKCGPQVAEILAQHTHLSQKEIRQEVLSLFEKVKLPNPESIYNKYPHQISGGQKQRVMIAMAIACKPKILIADEPTTALDVTVQKEIIQLLKELQQQTRMSIIFISHDLSLVSDIANRVLVMYKGEIVEQGEAQQIFKNPQHNYTKALIASRPSLEYRAKRLPTIQDFLNDTIDTAVITAEDRAENHKKMYAQTPILEVQNIEKEYFSTAGLFGKKTTFKAVDDVSFKIYEGETLGLVGESGCGKSTLGNAILQLDKATAGHILYKGKDITRLSTTEIRTLRKEIQIIFQDPYSSLNPRIPVGKAIMEPMKVHGLYKNDAERKQKTIELLERVGLGEDYFNRYPHEFSGGQRQRIGIARTIALQPKIIVCDESVSALDISVQAQVLNLLNELKENFGFTYIFISHDLAVVKYMSDQVLVMNKGKIEEIGDADALYAHPQKEYTKKLIAAIPKGN, from the coding sequence ATGAAAGCGCCTCTTTTACAACTACAAAATGTAACGGTTTCGTTCCGCAAAGAAGGAAACTGGACACCTATTGTCAAAAACAGCCGGTTTGACCTGTATGAAAATGAAATTCTGGGCATTGTGGGCGAATCCGGATCCGGAAAATCGGTGACCTCACTGGCCATTATGGGACTTTTACCCAAAGCGATTGCAAAGGTTAGCGAAGGTGAAATTATACTGGACGGTAAAAATATCGCTGCTTTATCCGAAAAAGAATGGCAAAAATTAAAAGGGAACGATATTGCCATGATTTTCCAGGAGCCTATGAGTTCGTTGAATCCATCGCTGAAATGTGGTCCGCAAGTCGCCGAAATCCTGGCACAACATACCCATTTATCCCAAAAAGAAATCCGACAGGAAGTACTTTCACTATTTGAAAAGGTGAAATTACCCAATCCCGAGAGTATTTATAACAAATACCCGCACCAGATTTCGGGCGGGCAAAAACAGCGTGTGATGATCGCTATGGCGATTGCCTGTAAACCGAAAATTCTAATTGCCGACGAGCCTACTACCGCACTGGATGTGACGGTTCAAAAGGAAATCATCCAGCTTTTAAAAGAACTGCAGCAACAAACCCGGATGAGTATTATTTTTATCTCACACGATTTGTCGCTGGTTTCCGATATTGCCAATCGCGTATTGGTGATGTATAAAGGCGAGATTGTAGAACAGGGCGAAGCACAACAGATTTTTAAAAACCCACAGCACAATTATACCAAAGCCTTAATCGCGTCGCGCCCTTCATTGGAATACCGCGCCAAACGATTGCCTACGATTCAGGATTTTTTAAACGACACCATTGATACGGCTGTTATTACCGCTGAAGACCGAGCCGAAAATCATAAAAAAATGTATGCCCAAACACCGATTTTGGAAGTACAAAACATAGAAAAAGAATATTTTTCGACAGCCGGTTTGTTTGGCAAAAAAACAACCTTTAAGGCGGTCGACGATGTTAGTTTTAAAATTTATGAAGGCGAAACTTTAGGTCTTGTCGGCGAAAGCGGTTGCGGAAAATCCACGTTGGGAAATGCTATTTTACAGCTGGACAAAGCCACAGCCGGTCATATTTTATATAAAGGAAAAGATATTACAAGGCTTTCGACAACTGAGATCCGTACGCTCCGAAAAGAAATTCAAATTATTTTCCAGGATCCCTATTCTTCGTTAAATCCCCGGATTCCCGTTGGAAAGGCGATAATGGAACCTATGAAAGTACACGGCTTATATAAAAACGATGCCGAACGCAAACAAAAAACAATCGAATTACTGGAAAGAGTCGGTTTAGGAGAAGACTATTTTAACCGTTATCCACATGAATTTTCCGGTGGTCAACGGCAACGGATCGGAATTGCGCGTACGATTGCTTTACAACCTAAAATTATTGTTTGTGACGAATCGGTTTCGGCACTCGATATTTCCGTTCAGGCGCAGGTTCTGAATCTGCTAAATGAATTAAAAGAAAATTTTGGCTTTACCTATATTTTTATTTCACACGATCTGGCCGTCGTTAAATATATGTCGGATCAGGTGTTGGTAATGAATAAAGGAAAAATAGAGGAAATTGGCGATGCCGACGCGCTTTATGCCCATCCGCAAAAAGAATATACCAAAAAACTGATTGCCGCTATTCCGAAAGGGAATTAA
- a CDS encoding gliding motility lipoprotein GldH, with protein sequence MLRKNNFLVVGLLSVLFLSCDKNRVFDEYQEIDGSWHKGQKVTFAFDQNDTITNYNMFVNIRNNNSYPFNNLFLIVSLLQPDGVTKVDTLEYQMAKEDGTLLGDGFSDIKESKLWYKENTRFPKVGKYTVNIQQAVRETGKVSGMEQLQGISEVGFRIEKAE encoded by the coding sequence ATGCTCCGAAAAAATAATTTTTTAGTTGTAGGATTACTATCGGTATTATTCTTGTCGTGCGATAAGAATAGAGTTTTTGATGAATATCAGGAAATAGACGGATCCTGGCATAAAGGTCAGAAAGTAACGTTCGCTTTCGACCAGAACGATACGATAACCAACTATAATATGTTTGTAAACATAAGAAATAACAATAGTTATCCGTTTAATAACTTATTCCTGATTGTATCGCTATTACAGCCGGATGGTGTGACCAAAGTAGATACATTGGAATATCAGATGGCCAAAGAAGACGGAACGCTACTGGGTGATGGTTTTTCCGACATTAAGGAAAGCAAGTTATGGTATAAGGAAAACACCCGTTTTCCAAAAGTGGGTAAATATACCGTAAACATTCAGCAAGCGGTTCGCGAAACCGGAAAAGTATCCGGTATGGAACAATTACAAGGTATTTCGGAAGTTGGATTTAGAATTGAAAAAGCAGAATAA
- the hemB gene encoding porphobilinogen synthase — MFPLHRNRRLRTNDAIRSLVRETSLSPTDFMFPMFVAEGKDVSIEIPSMPGIYRRSLDLTVKEVKELWDLGIKAVNIYVKVNDNLKDNTGKEAWNKDGLMQQTIRAIKDAVPGMIVMPDVALDPYSIYGHDGIVENGQILNDATVDALTRMSVSHAEAGADFVAPSDMMDGRVLAIRKALEESGFHDVGIMSYSAKYASSFYGPFRDALDSAPGFGDKKTYQMDYANRIEAIKEALHDVEEGADIVMVKPGIAYLDIVREIKDTVNVPVAVYQVSGEYAMVKAAAEKGWLDHDKIMMEQLHCIKRAGANIISTYFAKEAAKLMQ; from the coding sequence ATGTTTCCATTACACAGAAATAGACGCCTCAGAACCAATGACGCTATTCGTTCGTTAGTTCGTGAAACCTCTTTAAGCCCGACTGATTTTATGTTCCCGATGTTTGTGGCAGAAGGAAAAGACGTTAGTATCGAAATTCCTTCGATGCCCGGTATCTACCGTCGTTCGCTGGATCTAACCGTTAAAGAAGTAAAAGAATTATGGGATCTGGGTATTAAAGCAGTCAATATCTATGTAAAAGTGAACGATAACTTAAAAGACAATACCGGTAAGGAAGCCTGGAATAAAGATGGATTGATGCAACAAACGATACGCGCGATTAAAGATGCCGTTCCGGGAATGATTGTAATGCCCGATGTAGCTCTGGATCCCTATTCCATCTACGGACATGACGGAATTGTGGAAAACGGACAAATTCTAAACGATGCTACAGTGGATGCACTTACCCGTATGAGTGTGAGCCATGCCGAAGCCGGTGCCGATTTTGTGGCGCCAAGCGATATGATGGACGGCCGTGTACTTGCGATTCGTAAAGCACTGGAAGAAAGTGGTTTCCACGATGTGGGAATTATGAGTTATAGTGCCAAATATGCTTCTTCTTTCTACGGACCTTTCCGCGATGCCTTGGATAGCGCACCTGGATTTGGTGATAAAAAAACCTACCAGATGGACTATGCCAACCGTATTGAGGCCATTAAAGAAGCCCTACACGACGTGGAAGAAGGTGCCGATATCGTAATGGTAAAACCTGGAATTGCTTATCTGGACATCGTTCGGGAAATAAAAGACACCGTAAACGTTCCGGTTGCCGTATATCAGGTATCCGGAGAATATGCCATGGTAAAAGCCGCTGCTGAAAAAGGTTGGTTGGATCACGATAAAATCATGATGGAGCAATTACATTGCATCAAAAGAGCCGGAGCCAATATTATTTCGACCTATTTTGCCAAAGAGGCTGCTAAATTAATGCAGTAA
- a CDS encoding CoA transferase subunit B, translated as MALDKIGIAKRIAQELKDGYFVNLGIGIPTLVANYIPQGISVEFQSENGVLGMGPFPFEGDEDADVINAGKQTITTLPGASFFDSATSFGMIRGQHVDLTILGAMEVSENGNIANWKIPGKMVKGMGGAMDLVASAENIIVAMMHVNKAGESKILKECTLPLTGVKCVKKVVTELAVMEITPNGFKLLERAPGVTVEEIIKATEANLIIDGDIPEMKID; from the coding sequence ATGGCATTAGATAAAATTGGAATTGCAAAGAGAATTGCACAGGAGTTAAAAGACGGTTATTTTGTGAACCTTGGAATTGGAATCCCGACCTTGGTCGCCAACTATATCCCACAGGGAATTAGTGTGGAATTCCAAAGTGAAAACGGTGTTTTGGGTATGGGACCTTTTCCGTTTGAAGGAGACGAAGATGCCGATGTGATCAACGCTGGAAAACAAACCATCACGACATTGCCGGGAGCTTCTTTTTTTGATTCGGCTACAAGTTTCGGAATGATCCGTGGACAACACGTGGATTTAACGATTCTGGGTGCGATGGAAGTATCGGAAAACGGTAATATTGCGAACTGGAAAATTCCGGGGAAAATGGTAAAAGGTATGGGTGGTGCTATGGATTTGGTAGCGTCGGCCGAAAATATCATCGTTGCCATGATGCACGTAAACAAAGCCGGAGAATCTAAAATTCTAAAAGAATGTACGCTACCGTTAACGGGTGTAAAATGCGTGAAAAAAGTAGTAACCGAGTTGGCTGTTATGGAAATCACACCAAACGGATTTAAACTATTGGAGAGAGCACCGGGTGTTACGGTTGAAGAAATCATCAAGGCTACGGAAGCGAATCTTATTATTGACGGTGATATTCCGGAAATGAAAATCGACTAA
- a CDS encoding regulatory iron-sulfur-containing complex subunit RicT: MACTNCSTGSAKDGTPRGCKNNGTCGTDSCNKLTVFDWLSNMSLPGGQEPFNCVEVRFKNGRKEFFRNAEKLTLSIGDIVATEASPGHDVGIVTLTGELVKIQMKKKNVNPEGEVAKIYRKATQKDIDIWIEARDKEEPMKVRAREIAIKLNLEMKISDIEFQGDASKATFYYTANDRVDFRQLIKDFAKEFNTRIEMKQVGFRQEAARLGGVGSCGRELCCSTWLTDFRSVNTAAARYQQLSLNPQKLAGQCGKLKCCLNYELDTYLDALKDFPEMETKLYTEKGDAVCQKLDIFKGLMWFAYTNDFAHWHVLKVEQVKEIIAINKQKKKVAAIEDFAIEITEEAAENNFQNVVGQDSLTRFDQPKKKKRPNKKRKPNNTSNNSSKEKNAPKK, from the coding sequence ATGGCATGTACAAACTGTTCCACTGGGAGCGCCAAAGACGGAACTCCTAGGGGATGTAAAAATAATGGAACCTGTGGTACCGACAGTTGTAATAAACTAACGGTTTTCGACTGGTTATCCAACATGAGCCTGCCCGGAGGCCAGGAACCCTTCAACTGTGTTGAGGTTCGCTTTAAAAACGGGAGAAAAGAATTTTTCAGAAATGCGGAAAAACTAACTCTGAGTATTGGTGATATTGTTGCTACCGAAGCTTCACCGGGACACGATGTGGGAATTGTAACCCTTACGGGAGAACTGGTGAAAATCCAGATGAAGAAAAAAAATGTGAATCCCGAGGGCGAAGTAGCTAAGATTTATCGCAAAGCGACACAAAAGGATATTGATATCTGGATTGAAGCCCGCGATAAGGAAGAGCCGATGAAAGTACGCGCCCGTGAGATTGCGATTAAATTAAACCTGGAAATGAAAATTTCCGATATCGAATTTCAGGGAGACGCTTCCAAAGCAACCTTTTATTATACGGCCAATGACAGAGTCGATTTCCGACAACTGATTAAAGATTTTGCAAAAGAATTTAACACCCGTATCGAAATGAAACAGGTGGGATTCCGTCAGGAAGCAGCCCGATTGGGAGGTGTAGGTTCTTGCGGACGCGAATTGTGTTGTTCGACCTGGCTAACCGATTTCAGAAGTGTTAATACTGCGGCCGCCCGTTACCAGCAATTGTCATTAAACCCGCAAAAACTGGCCGGACAATGCGGAAAACTAAAATGCTGTTTAAATTACGAATTGGATACGTATCTGGATGCTTTAAAAGATTTCCCGGAAATGGAAACCAAATTATATACCGAGAAAGGTGACGCAGTTTGTCAGAAACTGGACATCTTTAAAGGTTTAATGTGGTTTGCCTATACAAATGATTTTGCACACTGGCATGTATTAAAAGTAGAACAGGTAAAAGAAATCATCGCGATCAACAAACAGAAAAAGAAAGTCGCAGCGATCGAAGATTTTGCTATTGAAATCACCGAAGAAGCGGCGGAAAATAACTTCCAGAATGTAGTTGGACAAGACAGTTTAACACGTTTTGATCAACCTAAGAAAAAGAAACGACCTAATAAAAAACGTAAACCAAACAATACTTCAAATAATTCTTCAAAAGAAAAAAATGCTCCGAAAAAATAA
- a CDS encoding c-type cytochrome has product MKKTLLILGCMTLLAACNKKEEKKESLYPEVKKTQAQLTLELGQEVFDGKGMCYSCHKPDQKVIGPSIAEIAKIYKEKGASIVDFLKEKGEPIVDPSQYSVMKTNFAITKNLPEEELVALEAYILSHAK; this is encoded by the coding sequence ATGAAAAAGACGCTACTTATCCTGGGTTGCATGACGCTTTTAGCCGCTTGTAACAAAAAAGAAGAAAAAAAAGAAAGCCTGTATCCGGAAGTTAAAAAAACGCAAGCCCAGTTAACACTGGAATTAGGACAGGAGGTTTTCGATGGTAAAGGGATGTGTTATTCCTGTCATAAACCCGATCAGAAAGTGATTGGCCCCAGTATTGCCGAAATTGCCAAAATCTATAAAGAAAAAGGTGCCAGTATCGTTGATTTCCTAAAAGAAAAAGGAGAACCTATTGTCGATCCGTCGCAATATTCCGTGATGAAAACCAATTTTGCCATTACCAAAAATCTTCCCGAGGAAGAATTGGTGGCCTTGGAAGCCTATATTTTGAGTCACGCGAAATAA